A single genomic interval of Cystobacter ferrugineus harbors:
- a CDS encoding NUDIX hydrolase, whose amino-acid sequence MSDGRAWQGNVKARLYERVRERGYDSLTAFADARPAVPLYLLAEELGKDDVAGVQVLSGLLAEAERRKQVTRFVRDVFTRLWSESVPDGWPPVLDDANRFKVAEAIGSWIAYTPETHKERVKQARATLRATPPPPGWLPLGPDDELLRTLLPDEEV is encoded by the coding sequence ATGAGCGACGGACGTGCCTGGCAGGGCAACGTGAAGGCGCGCCTGTATGAGCGGGTCCGCGAGCGCGGCTATGATTCGCTCACCGCCTTCGCTGATGCGCGTCCCGCCGTCCCGCTATACTTGCTAGCCGAGGAACTGGGCAAGGATGACGTCGCCGGGGTGCAGGTGCTGAGCGGGCTGCTCGCCGAGGCGGAGCGACGCAAGCAGGTCACACGGTTTGTGCGCGATGTATTCACGCGCCTATGGTCCGAGAGCGTTCCCGACGGTTGGCCACCCGTGCTGGATGATGCAAACCGCTTCAAGGTTGCCGAGGCGATTGGCTCGTGGATCGCCTACACCCCAGAAACGCATAAGGAGCGCGTCAAGCAGGCCCGGGCAACTCTCCGTGCTACGCCACCGCCGCCCGGCTGGCTTCCCCTCGGGCCTGATGACGAATTGCTGCGTACGCTCTTGCCGGACGAGGAAGTTTGA
- a CDS encoding NUDIX hydrolase: MSDGRAWQGNVKTRLYERVRERGYDSLTAFAEARPTASLVELADELGPDDIAAVQVFSGLVAEAERSRKVTRLVRGQFVRELLECLPDGWPAVLDDANRFKIAKALGSWTAFTPTTHEEHVRRAGDALLATPPPPGWRPLGPDDELLRTLLPDEEV; this comes from the coding sequence ATGAGCGACGGACGTGCTTGGCAGGGCAACGTGAAAACGCGTCTGTACGAGCGGGTCCGCGAGCGCGGCTACGACTCGCTTACCGCCTTCGCCGAGGCGCGCCCTACCGCTTCGTTGGTGGAACTGGCGGACGAGCTTGGCCCTGATGACATCGCGGCAGTGCAGGTGTTCAGCGGGTTGGTCGCCGAAGCTGAGCGAAGCCGCAAGGTTACACGTTTGGTGCGCGGTCAATTCGTGCGTGAACTGCTGGAGTGTCTCCCCGACGGCTGGCCGGCCGTGCTGGACGACGCAAACCGTTTCAAGATTGCGAAGGCACTCGGCTCGTGGACTGCCTTCACCCCAACAACCCATGAGGAGCACGTAAGGAGGGCTGGTGACGCGCTCCTGGCCACGCCACCGCCCCCAGGTTGGCGCCCCCTCGGGCCCGACGATGAATTGCTGCGCACGCTCCTGCCTGACGAGGAAGTTTGA
- a CDS encoding DUF2380 domain-containing protein yields the protein MSTDSAAREARQRALAAQLAFRGALREVSGSTRRISAELSRLKAHGRGVGGGNGVFVRYVDYGAAQLRWMDAELAAATRLAHSAAEVEDPDMQLALLRLAGPRLEVAMLGSLLLAAWVDLLHLADAVCTQHYYSVERMFADMWRWQEMLEPAMTALSSREHGQVEAAARDVPPLVGHLTEEFAATVERMRVAAENLQKALVLKEAIETATMLSTMRFSLPSVPPSAPALVGIGLAVGGDGVMMGTRVVVSAEWVERMRHLVRAGVLSVPVVSAAVRIEAGQVMLARAHGELPRGVREALGEGPEVGAMHEMGKTGAGMAEPPRHHVMPKEFREWFERRGFTGEMDIDQFCVKLEQAHHEAIHGGGDWKLGRTWPGEWNRMIMKVLLDAETRAGRMLTRNEVLDIVTYYMKRYGIPMNFTSWRGR from the coding sequence GTGAGCACGGACAGTGCGGCGCGCGAGGCGCGGCAGAGGGCGCTCGCGGCTCAACTGGCGTTTCGCGGTGCCCTTCGCGAAGTGTCTGGCTCCACCCGCCGCATCTCCGCCGAGCTCTCCAGACTCAAGGCCCATGGGCGGGGCGTTGGCGGAGGCAACGGCGTCTTCGTCCGTTACGTGGACTACGGCGCCGCGCAACTGCGGTGGATGGACGCCGAACTCGCGGCCGCCACCCGGCTGGCCCACTCCGCTGCGGAGGTGGAGGACCCGGACATGCAGCTCGCCCTGCTGCGCCTCGCCGGCCCACGGCTCGAGGTTGCCATGCTCGGCTCGCTCCTGCTCGCCGCCTGGGTCGACTTGCTCCACCTCGCCGACGCCGTGTGCACCCAGCACTACTACAGCGTGGAGAGGATGTTCGCGGACATGTGGCGCTGGCAGGAGATGCTCGAGCCCGCCATGACGGCACTCTCCTCCCGGGAGCACGGGCAGGTGGAGGCCGCGGCGCGAGACGTGCCCCCGCTGGTAGGCCACCTCACGGAGGAATTCGCGGCCACGGTGGAGAGAATGCGCGTGGCGGCGGAGAACCTCCAGAAAGCGCTGGTGCTCAAGGAGGCCATCGAAACGGCCACGATGCTCTCGACGATGAGGTTCTCGCTGCCCTCGGTGCCTCCGTCCGCTCCCGCCCTGGTCGGCATCGGCCTGGCGGTAGGCGGCGACGGCGTGATGATGGGCACGCGGGTGGTGGTGTCGGCCGAGTGGGTGGAGAGGATGCGCCACCTGGTGCGAGCGGGCGTCCTCTCCGTGCCTGTTGTCAGCGCCGCCGTGCGGATCGAGGCGGGCCAGGTGATGCTGGCGCGGGCGCACGGCGAGCTGCCGAGGGGCGTGCGTGAGGCGCTGGGAGAAGGGCCCGAGGTGGGGGCCATGCACGAGATGGGCAAGACTGGGGCTGGCATGGCCGAGCCGCCGCGGCACCACGTCATGCCGAAAGAGTTTCGCGAGTGGTTCGAGAGGCGCGGCTTCACCGGCGAGATGGACATCGACCAGTTCTGCGTCAAGCTGGAGCAGGCGCACCATGAGGCCATCCACGGCGGTGGTGACTGGAAGCTGGGGCGCACTTGGCCGGGTGAATGGAACCGGATGATCATGAAGGTGCTGCTCGACGCCGAGACCAGGGCTGGCCGGATGTTGACGCGGAACGAGGTCCTGGACATCGTCACGTATTATATGAAGCGCTATGGCATCCCGATGAACTTCACTTCTTGGAGAGGGCGATGA
- a CDS encoding TetR/AcrR family transcriptional regulator, with translation MLEVVLSELDRVGHEKLAIEQVAARAGVNKVTLYRHWPTKLELSRAAVLLVAGETPSQPDTGTLRGDLLEQFRALRAQAREPSRRAVFRLLFDARPGDPIGELVHEIRKEKDAQVMRIYERAIERGELRPDADPRLIHGLLFGAMLGFELLRWGDEEGAPLEAVIDLVLVGVQPPPKSEQRRPARRTHAR, from the coding sequence GTGCTCGAGGTCGTGTTGAGCGAGCTGGACCGGGTGGGCCACGAGAAGCTCGCCATCGAGCAGGTCGCCGCGCGAGCGGGCGTGAACAAGGTCACGCTCTACAGGCACTGGCCCACGAAGCTGGAGCTCAGCCGGGCCGCGGTGCTGCTCGTCGCGGGGGAGACGCCGTCCCAGCCAGATACCGGGACGCTCCGGGGTGACCTCCTCGAACAGTTCCGCGCTTTGCGCGCACAGGCCCGCGAGCCCTCACGCCGCGCGGTCTTCCGGTTGCTGTTCGATGCGCGACCGGGAGATCCCATCGGGGAACTCGTGCATGAGATCCGGAAGGAGAAGGATGCCCAGGTGATGCGCATCTACGAGCGTGCCATCGAGCGCGGCGAGCTGCGGCCGGACGCCGACCCCCGGCTCATCCATGGTCTGCTCTTCGGCGCCATGCTCGGCTTCGAGCTGCTCCGCTGGGGTGACGAGGAGGGCGCGCCCCTGGAAGCCGTGATCGATCTCGTGCTCGTCGGCGTGCAGCCCCCTCCCAAGTCGGAGCAGCGCCGCCCGGCACGTCGTACGCACGCTCGCTGA